A stretch of Aureispira sp. CCB-E DNA encodes these proteins:
- a CDS encoding OmpA family protein, producing MYRLIRIHIVFFVGLIAQWSIAQNGTSTVPTAIYIGNAAFEAPVHGAKVALTLQEDFGNQKRPVSTFIGEFVSDTAGVITVSLIPDKSYLIQTSKDGFYTQLSKVKTANFSRTQQNKKGISLRPRNIISIKGNIVMPKGKTGTVTLKNKITNYTRTEVLDATGDYDIKAVKGNDYELHVVIEGVMDTLVSIEKKDLSAGSGNIPFVYNFVPNAPKPNYRAGDVLDLEAYNLKFIDRTVRLSGEIWLDTLTRILRDNPNVKIEIQIHTDARKSDRLNLILSKKRKETVEAELIERGVSANQYVFELKGEDEILNDCVDGVNCSRREHAVNNRVSLLVKEGAFLFEKSD from the coding sequence ATGTACAGACTTATACGAATACATATCGTTTTTTTTGTAGGACTGATTGCTCAATGGTCAATAGCACAGAATGGTACTTCTACTGTTCCAACGGCTATTTATATTGGCAATGCTGCATTTGAAGCACCTGTGCATGGTGCCAAGGTGGCGTTGACACTTCAAGAAGATTTTGGCAATCAAAAACGACCTGTTAGTACATTTATAGGAGAATTTGTCTCGGACACAGCTGGAGTCATTACTGTTTCTTTGATACCTGATAAAAGCTATTTGATACAAACATCAAAAGATGGTTTTTATACCCAGTTATCAAAAGTTAAAACGGCAAACTTTTCTCGTACCCAGCAAAATAAAAAGGGCATCAGTCTACGTCCTAGAAATATTATCTCTATCAAAGGAAATATCGTGATGCCTAAGGGAAAAACGGGAACGGTTACTTTAAAAAATAAAATAACTAATTATACAAGAACAGAGGTATTGGATGCTACAGGTGATTATGATATCAAGGCAGTAAAAGGAAATGATTATGAATTGCACGTGGTCATAGAAGGTGTGATGGATACTCTAGTAAGTATCGAAAAGAAAGATCTTAGTGCAGGTTCTGGAAATATACCCTTTGTTTATAATTTTGTACCCAATGCGCCCAAACCTAATTATAGAGCTGGAGATGTTTTAGATTTAGAGGCGTATAATTTGAAATTTATAGATCGAACCGTTCGACTTTCAGGTGAAATATGGTTGGATACTTTAACTCGAATTCTTCGAGATAATCCTAATGTGAAAATAGAAATTCAGATTCATACAGATGCTCGAAAAAGTGATCGATTAAATTTAATTCTTAGTAAAAAACGAAAGGAAACAGTAGAGGCAGAGCTGATAGAGCGGGGGGTGTCTGCTAATCAGTATGTTTTTGAATTAAAAGGAGAAGATGAAATTTTAAATGATTGTGTTGATGGAGTTAATTGCTCTAGACGGGAACACGCTGTTAATAATCGGGTGAGCTTGTTGGTAAAAGAAGGGGCTTTTTTGTTTGAGAAGAGTGACTAA